The following proteins are co-located in the Paludibaculum fermentans genome:
- a CDS encoding 4-hydroxy-tetrahydrodipicolinate reductase: MKLALIGYGKMGKMLERLAPEYGFEVTLILDIHNNVNGSGFTAENFRDVHAAIEFTAPDAAVANLEKLAVLRVPTVAGTTGWFGQLDHVRQLFENNHAGLVYSPNYSIGVNIFQRIVTEAAVWMQQQPAYEAWAWELHHSAKKDAPSGTLLKLVEGMRAAGYHNHVDVASNRAGAVPGTHEIGFDSAADTITLRHTARSREGFARGALHAAKWIAANKGVHEFSEILFSSEPQS, from the coding sequence GTGAAACTGGCTCTCATCGGCTACGGCAAAATGGGCAAAATGCTCGAACGTCTCGCCCCCGAGTACGGCTTCGAGGTCACGCTCATCCTCGACATTCACAACAACGTGAACGGCTCCGGCTTCACCGCGGAGAACTTCCGCGACGTCCACGCCGCCATCGAGTTCACCGCGCCGGACGCCGCCGTCGCCAACCTGGAGAAACTCGCCGTCCTGCGCGTCCCCACCGTCGCCGGCACCACCGGCTGGTTCGGCCAGCTCGATCACGTCCGTCAGCTCTTCGAGAACAACCACGCCGGCCTGGTCTACAGCCCCAACTACTCCATCGGCGTGAACATCTTCCAGCGCATCGTCACCGAGGCCGCCGTCTGGATGCAGCAGCAGCCCGCCTACGAAGCCTGGGCCTGGGAACTCCATCACAGCGCCAAGAAAGACGCGCCCTCCGGCACTCTGTTGAAGCTCGTCGAGGGCATGCGCGCCGCCGGCTATCACAATCACGTCGACGTCGCCAGCAACCGCGCCGGAGCCGTGCCCGGCACCCACGAGATCGGCTTCGACTCCGCCGCCGACACCATCACCCTGCGCCACACCGCCCGCAGCCGTGAAGGCTTCGCCCGCGGAGCGCTCCACGCCGCCAAGTGGATCGCCGCCAACAAGGGCGTCCACGAATTTAGCGAGATTCTGTTTTCGTCCGAACCCCAGTCGTAG
- the lysC gene encoding lysine-sensitive aspartokinase 3: MIVMKFGGTSVESAAAIERVAGIIRPRFEQRPLVVVSAMGKTTNKLLAAADKAAAGNLADALRDAEDLRGFHRTEAGKIIPAESTSAMELVLENNFEALESTLEAIATAGQITPLLWDEVCSYGERLSSALVALALPAFGLPAAHLDARSVLITDSRHTQALPLYSRTYSRFKEKAVPLMQGRVVVMGGFIGATADGVTTTLGRGGSDFSAAIAGAGIGADEIQIWTDVDGMLTCDPRVLPGGHLVKNISFAEAAELAYFGAKVLHPATVQPAIEKNIPVRILNSRRPEVSGTLIVADNVECRNSVKSIACKCDITVVNIRSLRMLMAHGFLRRIFEVFDRYRTPVDMVSTSEVSVSLTIDHTQYLGDIEAELSKIAEVTVVPNQALICLVGDALRETPGIAKRIFSALETVNIRMITQGASLLNVSVVVDGADLVRGVEALHQEFFRDLDPEVFQ, translated from the coding sequence ATGATCGTAATGAAGTTTGGCGGCACCTCCGTGGAGAGCGCCGCGGCGATTGAGCGGGTGGCCGGCATCATCCGCCCGCGTTTTGAACAGCGGCCCCTCGTCGTGGTCTCCGCCATGGGCAAGACCACCAATAAGCTGCTGGCGGCCGCCGACAAAGCCGCGGCCGGCAACCTGGCCGACGCCCTGCGCGACGCCGAGGACCTGCGCGGCTTCCACCGCACTGAAGCCGGAAAGATCATTCCCGCCGAGAGCACTTCCGCCATGGAACTTGTGCTCGAGAACAACTTCGAGGCGCTCGAATCCACTCTCGAAGCCATCGCCACAGCGGGCCAGATCACGCCCCTGCTTTGGGACGAAGTCTGCAGCTATGGCGAACGGCTCTCCTCCGCTTTAGTCGCCCTGGCGCTGCCCGCCTTCGGCCTGCCGGCGGCCCACCTCGACGCCCGCTCCGTCCTCATCACCGACAGCCGCCACACCCAGGCGCTGCCCCTCTACAGCCGCACCTACTCGCGCTTCAAGGAGAAAGCCGTGCCGCTGATGCAGGGCCGCGTCGTCGTCATGGGCGGCTTCATCGGGGCCACCGCCGACGGCGTCACCACCACCCTGGGCCGCGGCGGCAGCGACTTCTCCGCCGCCATCGCCGGAGCCGGCATCGGCGCCGACGAGATCCAGATCTGGACCGACGTCGACGGCATGCTCACCTGCGATCCGCGCGTCCTGCCCGGCGGCCATCTCGTCAAGAACATCTCCTTTGCGGAAGCGGCCGAACTCGCTTACTTCGGAGCCAAGGTCCTCCATCCCGCCACCGTCCAGCCCGCCATCGAGAAAAACATCCCGGTGCGGATCCTCAACTCCCGCCGCCCCGAGGTCTCCGGCACGCTCATCGTGGCCGACAACGTCGAGTGCCGCAACTCGGTCAAGTCCATCGCCTGCAAGTGCGACATCACCGTCGTCAACATCCGCAGCCTGCGCATGCTGATGGCCCACGGCTTCCTGCGCCGCATCTTCGAGGTCTTCGATCGCTACCGCACTCCCGTCGACATGGTTTCGACCTCCGAGGTCAGCGTCTCCCTCACCATCGATCACACCCAGTACCTGGGCGACATCGAGGCCGAACTCTCCAAGATCGCTGAAGTTACTGTCGTCCCCAATCAAGCCCTCATCTGCCTCGTCGGCGACGCCCTCCGCGAAACCCCCGGCATCGCCAAACGCATCTTCTCCGCCTTGGAGACCGTGAACATCCGCATGATCACCCAGGGAGCGTCCCTGCTGAACGTCAGCGTCGTTGTCGACGGCGCAGACCTCGTGCGCGGCGTCGAAGCCCTGCACCAGGAGTTTTTCCGCGATTTGGATCCGGAGGTTTTCCAGTGA
- the asd gene encoding aspartate-semialdehyde dehydrogenase, with amino-acid sequence MNKKIEVGVLGATGMVGQSFVKFLEGHPWFELTWAGASDRSAGKKYADATSWRLDGSMPERVAALTVSDCKPGNGAPKLMFSAMDASVATEIERAFAEAGHLVVSNSKNHRMELDVPLLVPEINPDHLQLLAAQKSRGWKGAIATNPNCSTVALTMGLAPLMPFGIQTIIATTMQAISGAGYPGVPSLDILGNVIPFIGGEEAKMEIETQKIMGTFAGDHIQPLPAKMSAHCNRVPVVDGHTVTVSVGLRDKASLAEILAAYQNYTSVPQQRNLPSAPKKPVLYLPEENRPQPRRDAFRENGMCVTVGRLRECPVLDYKFVCLGHNTIRGAAGAAVLNAELMYSEGLLD; translated from the coding sequence ATGAACAAGAAGATCGAAGTCGGCGTGCTAGGCGCCACCGGTATGGTGGGGCAGAGCTTCGTGAAGTTTCTGGAAGGCCATCCCTGGTTCGAACTCACTTGGGCCGGAGCCAGTGACCGTAGCGCGGGCAAGAAGTACGCGGATGCGACTTCCTGGCGCCTCGACGGCTCCATGCCGGAACGTGTCGCCGCCCTCACCGTGTCCGACTGCAAACCCGGCAACGGCGCCCCCAAACTCATGTTCTCGGCCATGGACGCCTCCGTCGCCACCGAGATCGAACGCGCCTTCGCCGAAGCCGGCCACCTGGTCGTGTCCAACTCCAAGAACCACCGCATGGAATTGGATGTCCCGCTGCTGGTGCCTGAAATCAATCCCGATCACCTCCAGTTGCTCGCCGCCCAGAAGTCTCGCGGCTGGAAGGGCGCCATCGCCACCAACCCGAACTGCAGCACTGTCGCCCTCACCATGGGCCTCGCCCCGCTGATGCCCTTCGGCATCCAGACCATCATCGCCACTACCATGCAGGCCATCTCCGGAGCCGGTTACCCCGGTGTCCCCTCCCTGGACATCCTGGGCAACGTGATCCCCTTCATCGGCGGCGAAGAGGCCAAGATGGAGATCGAAACCCAGAAGATCATGGGCACCTTCGCCGGCGACCACATCCAACCCCTGCCCGCCAAGATGAGCGCCCACTGCAACCGCGTCCCCGTCGTCGACGGCCACACCGTCACCGTCAGCGTCGGCCTCCGCGACAAGGCGTCCCTCGCCGAAATCCTGGCGGCCTATCAGAACTACACTTCCGTCCCGCAACAGCGCAACCTGCCCAGCGCCCCCAAAAAGCCGGTCCTCTACCTGCCCGAGGAGAACCGGCCGCAGCCCCGCCGCGACGCCTTCCGTGAAAACGGCATGTGCGTCACCGTCGGCCGCCTGCGCGAGTGCCCCGTGCTCGACTACAAGTTCGTCTGCCTGGGCCACAACACGATTCGAGGCGCCGCCGGTGCAGCCGTGCTCAACGCCGAACTGATGTATAGCGAAGGCCTGTTAGACTAA
- the dapA gene encoding 4-hydroxy-tetrahydrodipicolinate synthase codes for MSQFQGCGTALVTPFHSDQSLDEASLRKLVRRQIEAGIHFLVPCGTTGESPTLTHAEHLRVVEITLEEAQGKVPVLAGAGGYNTAEVIALAKELEALGADGLLSVTPYYNKPTQEGLYQHYKAIAASVKLPIVVYSVAGRTGVNVEPSTLRRLAEIENIVGVKEASGNVAQMANICATLPESFDVLSGDDAITIALAGLGGKGIISVASNEIPAVMAGIAQHCLNGDFPAARALQRQWLALMEVNFVESNPIPVKAAMARMGLLEPVWRLPLVPPSDAAMSKIEAVLSSTGLITN; via the coding sequence ATGTCTCAATTCCAAGGTTGCGGCACCGCGTTGGTGACGCCCTTTCACTCTGACCAGAGCCTGGATGAGGCCTCTCTGCGCAAGCTGGTCCGGCGTCAGATCGAGGCGGGCATCCACTTCCTGGTGCCCTGCGGCACCACCGGCGAAAGCCCCACGCTCACTCACGCCGAGCACCTCCGCGTCGTCGAGATCACCCTCGAAGAGGCCCAGGGCAAGGTGCCCGTGCTCGCCGGCGCCGGCGGCTACAACACCGCTGAAGTCATCGCCCTCGCCAAAGAACTCGAAGCCCTCGGCGCCGACGGCCTCCTCTCCGTCACCCCCTACTACAACAAGCCCACCCAGGAAGGCCTCTACCAGCACTACAAGGCCATCGCCGCGTCCGTGAAGCTGCCCATCGTCGTCTACAGCGTCGCCGGCCGCACCGGCGTCAACGTCGAGCCCTCCACCCTGCGCCGCCTGGCGGAAATCGAAAACATCGTCGGCGTGAAGGAAGCCAGCGGCAACGTCGCCCAGATGGCGAACATCTGCGCCACCCTACCCGAATCCTTCGATGTCCTCAGCGGCGACGACGCCATTACCATCGCCCTCGCCGGGCTCGGCGGCAAGGGCATCATCTCCGTCGCTTCCAACGAGATCCCCGCCGTCATGGCAGGCATCGCCCAGCATTGCCTCAACGGCGATTTCCCCGCCGCCCGCGCCCTTCAGCGCCAGTGGCTCGCCCTGATGGAAGTCAATTTCGTCGAATCGAACCCCATCCCCGTGAAGGCCGCCATGGCCCGCATGGGCCTGCTGGAGCCCGTATGGCGGCTCCCGCTCGTCCCGCCCTCCGACGCAGCCATGTCGAAGATCGAAGCCGTACTCAGCAGCACCGGACTCATCACCAACTAG
- a CDS encoding glycosyltransferase family 4 protein, producing the protein MRIGVNALYLIPGGVGGTEIYLRRLLEAMERISQHEIVVFTNRETGPMGRVCVELPVTATSRPGRILYEQLRLPGVLRRARIDVVLNPGFTAPLLSGLPQVTVFHDLQHKRHPEFFRWFDLPFWRLLLWASAHKSRRLIAVSEATRDDLLKFYALDPRTISVVHHGVEPEFFELAARREDGGYLLCASTTHPHKNHDRLLRVFQRLVQEQPGWKLVLTGVKGFVTGEVEGLVRELGLEASVELKGWVPRAELYELFRRATGFIYPSRFEGFGMPVLEAMAAGLPVACGAIEPLKSLTGGAALLFDPESDEAMLEAMRKLVRGEAPKDGPLRAAPFTWQRAAELTLAAIEDSLRGGSSRRS; encoded by the coding sequence GTGCGGATCGGGGTGAACGCGCTGTATCTGATCCCCGGCGGAGTCGGCGGGACCGAGATCTATCTGCGCCGGCTGCTGGAGGCGATGGAGCGGATCTCGCAGCACGAGATCGTAGTGTTCACCAATCGCGAGACCGGGCCGATGGGGCGGGTGTGCGTGGAGCTGCCGGTGACGGCGACGAGCCGGCCGGGGCGGATCCTGTACGAGCAGCTGCGACTGCCGGGCGTGCTGCGGCGGGCGCGCATCGACGTGGTGCTGAATCCGGGTTTCACGGCTCCGCTGCTGAGCGGACTACCGCAGGTGACGGTGTTTCACGACCTGCAGCATAAGCGGCATCCGGAGTTCTTCCGCTGGTTCGACCTGCCATTCTGGCGGCTGCTGCTGTGGGCGTCAGCGCACAAGTCGCGGCGGCTGATCGCGGTGAGCGAGGCCACGAGGGACGACCTGCTGAAGTTCTACGCGCTGGACCCTCGGACCATCTCAGTGGTGCATCACGGGGTGGAGCCGGAGTTCTTTGAGCTGGCGGCGCGGCGGGAGGACGGCGGGTATCTGCTGTGCGCTTCCACCACGCATCCGCACAAGAATCACGACCGGCTGCTGCGCGTGTTTCAGCGGCTGGTGCAGGAGCAGCCCGGGTGGAAGCTGGTGCTGACGGGCGTGAAGGGCTTCGTTACGGGCGAGGTGGAAGGACTGGTGCGCGAGCTGGGCCTGGAGGCTTCAGTGGAGTTGAAGGGCTGGGTGCCGAGGGCGGAGTTGTATGAACTGTTCCGGCGGGCGACGGGGTTCATCTATCCGTCACGGTTCGAGGGCTTCGGCATGCCGGTGCTGGAAGCGATGGCGGCCGGGCTGCCGGTGGCTTGCGGGGCTATTGAACCCTTGAAGAGTTTGACGGGCGGGGCGGCGCTGCTATTCGATCCGGAGAGCGACGAGGCGATGCTGGAGGCGATGCGGAAGCTGGTGCGGGGGGAGGCTCCGAAGGATGGGCCGCTGCGCGCTGCTCCGTTTACGTGGCAGCGCGCGGCGGAACTGACACTGGCGGCTATCGAAGATAGTCTTCGAGGCGGATCTTCTCGTCGGTCTTAG
- a CDS encoding M20/M25/M40 family metallo-hydrolase, whose amino-acid sequence MDVFSLTRALVDIESITGNEEPVGDYLLSLLGELTRAHNGHLESIEVEPRRFNVFACFGTPTVTLSTHLDTVPPFFPSREDEANIWGRGACDVKGIIAAMICAAKDLLAEGVRNFGLLFVVGEERNSAGAYHAAKTPRGSKFIINGEPTENRLALGSKGALRYELKASGRMAHSAYPELGESAIEKLLDALQRIRALALPVDAILGPCTLNIGQIQGGRAPNVVPDAAEAALMFRLVGDPEPVRTAVTAAAGTLAEAQEILCIPAIHLGSLEGFSTTVVAYTTDIPAFGGAWGQPFLLGPGTIHVAHTSEERVPKAQLLEAVTIYKTMVKRLLTA is encoded by the coding sequence ATGGATGTCTTCTCTCTCACACGCGCGCTGGTGGACATCGAGTCCATCACCGGGAATGAGGAGCCGGTCGGAGACTACCTGCTCTCGCTTCTCGGTGAGCTGACGCGCGCCCACAACGGCCACCTCGAGTCCATCGAAGTCGAACCCCGCCGTTTCAACGTCTTCGCCTGCTTCGGCACCCCCACCGTCACCCTGTCCACCCACCTGGACACCGTGCCGCCCTTCTTCCCGTCCCGAGAAGACGAGGCGAACATCTGGGGCCGCGGCGCCTGCGACGTCAAGGGCATCATCGCCGCCATGATCTGCGCGGCGAAAGATCTGCTCGCCGAGGGGGTCCGCAACTTCGGGCTGCTTTTCGTTGTCGGCGAGGAACGCAACAGTGCCGGCGCCTATCACGCCGCCAAAACTCCGCGCGGATCGAAATTCATCATCAACGGCGAGCCCACTGAGAACCGGCTGGCCCTGGGCAGCAAAGGCGCCCTCCGCTACGAACTCAAAGCCTCCGGCCGCATGGCTCACTCGGCCTACCCGGAACTGGGCGAATCGGCCATCGAGAAACTGCTCGATGCCCTGCAGCGCATCCGCGCCCTTGCCCTGCCTGTCGACGCGATTCTGGGACCCTGCACCCTGAACATCGGCCAGATCCAGGGCGGCCGCGCACCCAACGTGGTGCCCGACGCCGCCGAAGCTGCTTTGATGTTCCGCCTGGTCGGCGACCCCGAACCCGTCCGCACCGCCGTCACCGCGGCCGCGGGCACCCTCGCCGAGGCCCAGGAGATTTTGTGCATTCCCGCGATCCATCTCGGCTCGCTGGAAGGCTTTTCCACTACGGTGGTGGCCTACACCACCGACATCCCGGCGTTTGGCGGCGCCTGGGGCCAACCTTTTCTGCTGGGTCCCGGCACCATCCATGTAGCCCACACCAGCGAAGAGCGCGTGCCCAAGGCGCAGCTTCTGGAAGCAGTCACCATCTACAAAACTATGGTGAAGCGCCTCCTCACCGCCTGA
- a CDS encoding glycosyltransferase family 2 protein: MIDSRTLLIIPAFNEEGAIARVVTEVRQTYPELQILVTDDCSEDATVDQALIAGARVLQLPCHLGLGGCVQAGYKLAFEEGYDTVIRIDGDGQHDPKDIGRLLEKLRATGCEMVIGVRAKESGGLQTHPIRKIGIHFFRMLLRPILGRPVTDPTSGFVAVNAKALSVFSSSFPLEYPEIETLVVLQRRKFRFEEVPCRMRKRMAGRSSITAMKSVYYVIHVLLGVFINILRFDGRARKGQG, encoded by the coding sequence GTGATCGACTCGCGCACGTTGCTGATCATCCCGGCGTTCAACGAAGAAGGCGCGATTGCACGCGTCGTCACCGAGGTGCGGCAGACGTATCCGGAGCTGCAGATCCTGGTGACGGACGACTGCTCAGAGGACGCGACGGTGGACCAGGCGCTGATTGCCGGCGCGCGAGTGCTGCAACTGCCTTGTCATCTGGGCTTGGGCGGCTGTGTGCAGGCGGGGTACAAGCTGGCGTTCGAGGAAGGCTACGACACGGTGATCCGGATCGACGGAGACGGGCAGCACGATCCGAAGGACATCGGGCGGTTGCTGGAGAAGCTGCGGGCAACGGGCTGTGAGATGGTGATCGGGGTCCGGGCGAAGGAGTCCGGCGGGCTGCAGACGCACCCGATCCGCAAGATCGGGATCCACTTTTTCCGGATGCTGCTGCGGCCGATCCTGGGGCGGCCGGTGACGGATCCGACCTCGGGTTTCGTGGCGGTAAATGCGAAGGCGCTGTCGGTATTCAGCTCGAGTTTCCCGTTGGAGTATCCCGAGATCGAGACGCTGGTGGTGCTGCAGCGGCGGAAGTTCCGCTTTGAGGAGGTGCCGTGCCGGATGCGGAAGCGGATGGCGGGGCGGAGCTCGATCACGGCGATGAAGTCGGTCTACTATGTGATCCACGTGTTGCTTGGCGTGTTCATCAACATCCTGCGGTTTGACGGACGGGCCAGGAAGGGCCAGGGGTAA
- a CDS encoding DUF2304 family protein, with protein sequence MELLLDILTVLGILLLLIVLRSLRRDHIRVEHSVSWLAAAVALIALSRSGPVLVRLSGYLDLKEPAITLLFLILIVFLGVFYRFSRAISELKDMNITLTQRVAILEYKLQRQNEEQQAKH encoded by the coding sequence ATGGAACTGCTGCTGGACATCCTGACCGTCCTGGGCATCCTGCTGCTGTTGATCGTGCTGCGTTCGCTGCGGCGCGACCACATCCGGGTGGAGCATTCCGTGAGCTGGCTGGCCGCGGCGGTGGCGCTGATCGCGCTGTCGCGCAGTGGTCCGGTGCTGGTGCGGCTTTCCGGGTATCTGGATTTGAAGGAACCGGCGATCACGCTGTTGTTCCTGATTCTTATTGTGTTTTTGGGCGTGTTCTACCGCTTCTCGCGCGCGATCTCAGAATTGAAGGACATGAACATCACGCTCACCCAGCGGGTGGCGATTCTCGAGTACAAACTGCAACGACAGAATGAAGAACAGCAAGCGAAACACTGA
- a CDS encoding 2,3,4,5-tetrahydropyridine-2,6-dicarboxylate N-succinyltransferase, which yields MQNGIETLFDNPPASYSPADHGLFARFKDALNEGAIRAAEPDPSTPSGWRVNSWVKKGILIGFRMGTIVDMSIDTGRQPWFDKDTYPVRTIAVNSGVRIVPGGSSIRDGCFLGRGVTCMPPMYINVGAYVGDSTMVDSHALIGSCAQIGRSCHISAAAQIGGVLEPVGALPVVIEDEVLVGGNTGVYEGTIVKTRAVLGTGVILNRSTPIYDLVKGEVYAATDDQPLIVPANAVVVSGSRAVTRGKGQEWGISLYTPVIVKYRDSKTDEKIRLEDYLR from the coding sequence ATGCAAAACGGAATCGAAACGTTGTTCGACAATCCTCCGGCGTCCTACTCGCCCGCCGACCACGGCCTCTTTGCCCGCTTCAAGGACGCCCTCAACGAAGGCGCCATCCGCGCGGCAGAGCCCGACCCCTCCACCCCCAGCGGCTGGCGCGTCAATAGCTGGGTCAAGAAGGGCATCCTCATCGGCTTCCGCATGGGCACCATCGTCGATATGTCCATCGACACCGGCCGCCAGCCCTGGTTCGACAAGGACACTTACCCGGTTCGTACCATCGCCGTGAACAGCGGCGTGCGCATCGTGCCCGGCGGCAGCTCCATCCGCGACGGCTGCTTCCTGGGCCGCGGCGTCACCTGCATGCCGCCCATGTACATCAATGTCGGCGCCTATGTCGGCGACAGCACCATGGTCGACTCGCATGCCCTCATCGGCTCCTGCGCCCAGATCGGCCGCAGTTGCCACATCTCGGCCGCTGCCCAGATCGGTGGCGTGCTGGAACCCGTCGGCGCACTCCCCGTGGTCATTGAAGACGAGGTGCTCGTCGGCGGCAACACCGGAGTCTACGAAGGCACCATCGTCAAGACCCGCGCCGTCCTCGGCACAGGCGTCATCCTCAACCGCTCCACGCCCATCTACGATCTCGTGAAAGGCGAAGTCTACGCCGCCACCGACGATCAGCCGCTCATCGTGCCGGCCAATGCGGTCGTCGTTTCCGGTTCCCGCGCCGTCACCCGCGGCAAAGGCCAGGAATGGGGCATCTCCCTCTACACGCCCGTCATCGTGAAATACCGCGACTCTAAGACCGACGAGAAGATCCGCCTCGAAGACTATCTTCGATAG
- a CDS encoding tetratricopeptide repeat protein: protein MKNSKRNTENQPRAAAAAPASVPAAGLPWWAPLSAAILALIAYFPALNGPFLFDDLSLPMMSQGQGINYAEFLRRGVRALTNMSLLADRDLWAMNTTPYHVENFVLHVVNALLVYFILKNLLERAGREGRAVVVSAGFGAAVFLLHPLQTEAVAYIASRSEVLSVFFSFAALLVFLRRKEAAVSWAHAIVVLLLIGLGALSKETAVAMAGVLLLTDLYFHEGSPLEGVVKNWRLYVPLLAGGLAGGLFVYRLASHEGTAGSSLSFSPLDYLFTQFQVVWVYVRLFVAPYGQNLDHGFPIVKAPGSVLSWLGLLGIVAAVGAAFVWRKRYPLASLGVLTFFVLLTPTSSILPIADPLVERRVYFASIGLLLIVCEFLSRWTLNAAKVAGLAALAAVLTMLTMFRSDLYTSTQAMWVESVKANPQNYRAQFQLAFSYYEKGECSKSLEHYKAASLLQKPDYRLLVDWALALDCAEDVPGAIARLQEATKLENTSTAWSTMGMIYGKRNQPELALDALNHALQLSRRDAMTWVYRGNVYFTLGQHRQALSDFEEALKRDASNPAAQQGKAAAVNALGRK from the coding sequence ATGAAGAACAGCAAGCGAAACACTGAGAACCAGCCGCGCGCGGCAGCGGCGGCACCCGCGAGCGTCCCGGCAGCGGGCCTGCCCTGGTGGGCGCCCTTGTCGGCCGCCATCCTGGCCCTGATCGCCTACTTCCCCGCCCTGAACGGTCCTTTCCTATTTGACGACCTAAGCCTGCCGATGATGAGCCAGGGGCAAGGGATCAACTACGCCGAGTTCCTGCGGCGCGGGGTGCGCGCGCTGACGAACATGAGCCTGCTGGCCGACCGGGACCTGTGGGCGATGAACACGACGCCGTACCACGTGGAGAACTTCGTGCTGCACGTGGTGAATGCGCTGCTGGTGTACTTCATCCTGAAGAACCTGCTGGAGCGCGCGGGCCGTGAAGGGCGTGCGGTGGTGGTGAGCGCCGGCTTCGGTGCGGCGGTGTTCCTGCTGCATCCGCTGCAGACCGAGGCCGTGGCGTATATCGCCAGCCGCAGCGAGGTGTTGAGTGTGTTCTTCAGCTTCGCGGCGCTGCTGGTGTTCCTGCGGCGCAAAGAGGCGGCGGTTTCGTGGGCGCATGCGATTGTGGTGCTGCTGCTGATCGGCCTGGGCGCACTGAGCAAAGAGACGGCGGTGGCGATGGCCGGCGTGCTGCTGCTGACCGACCTGTACTTCCACGAGGGTTCGCCCTTGGAAGGCGTCGTGAAAAACTGGCGGCTGTATGTTCCTCTGCTGGCGGGCGGGCTGGCGGGTGGCCTGTTCGTGTACAGGCTGGCCAGCCACGAGGGCACGGCGGGTTCGTCGCTGAGTTTCTCGCCGCTGGATTACCTGTTCACGCAGTTCCAGGTGGTTTGGGTGTATGTGCGGCTGTTCGTGGCGCCGTACGGGCAGAATCTGGATCACGGGTTCCCGATCGTGAAGGCTCCGGGCAGTGTGCTCTCGTGGCTGGGTTTGCTGGGGATCGTGGCGGCTGTGGGCGCGGCTTTTGTCTGGCGGAAGAGGTATCCGCTGGCTTCGTTGGGCGTGCTGACGTTCTTTGTGCTGCTGACGCCGACCTCGTCGATTCTGCCGATTGCGGATCCGTTGGTGGAGCGCCGCGTGTACTTCGCGTCGATCGGCCTGTTGCTGATCGTGTGTGAATTCCTTTCGCGCTGGACGCTGAATGCGGCGAAGGTGGCCGGGCTGGCGGCTCTGGCGGCGGTATTGACCATGCTGACCATGTTTCGCAGCGACCTGTATACGAGCACGCAGGCGATGTGGGTGGAGTCAGTGAAGGCGAATCCGCAGAACTACCGGGCGCAGTTCCAACTGGCGTTCTCGTACTACGAGAAGGGGGAGTGCTCGAAGTCGCTGGAGCACTACAAGGCGGCCTCGCTGCTGCAGAAGCCGGATTACCGGCTGCTGGTGGACTGGGCACTGGCTTTAGATTGCGCGGAGGATGTGCCGGGCGCGATTGCGCGGCTGCAGGAGGCGACGAAGCTGGAGAATACGTCGACGGCGTGGTCGACGATGGGCATGATCTACGGAAAGCGCAACCAGCCGGAACTGGCGCTGGATGCACTGAATCACGCGCTGCAGTTGAGCCGGCGGGACGCGATGACCTGGGTGTATCGCGGCAACGTGTATTTCACGCTGGGCCAGCACCGGCAGGCGCTGTCGGACTTCGAAGAGGCGCTCAAGCGGGATGCCAGCAATCCCGCGGCGCAACAGGGCAAGGCAGCCGCGGTGAACGCCCTGGGCAGGAAGTAG